A genome region from Desulfomonile tiedjei includes the following:
- a CDS encoding NAD(P)-dependent oxidoreductase produces MKVAFVGLGTMGGPMALNVMKAGHDLIVHNRTGNREELLAAQGAKRAPSPREAAKEAEVIVTCLSDTPDVEEVILRDDGIIHGAKPDAVVVDMSSISPDATRRMAQALGAKGIRMVDAPVSGGSEGAKQGTLAIMVGGDPEDVERVLPVLKSMGTKITHVGPIGAGQLTKAINQIVIAGTYLSVAEGVALGLKAGLDMEKVVEAISTGAAASWVLTNRSRNMIDNSYPLGFRVRLHQKDLGIALEAAKRLGVTLPVAAMMDQIETGLVTRGYGDEDVSAVARSIREQSGID; encoded by the coding sequence TTGAAGGTCGCATTTGTAGGACTGGGCACCATGGGAGGGCCGATGGCCTTGAATGTAATGAAGGCCGGCCACGATCTCATTGTTCATAACCGCACGGGGAACAGAGAAGAACTTTTGGCCGCTCAAGGGGCCAAACGTGCCCCGTCGCCGCGAGAGGCCGCGAAAGAGGCGGAGGTGATTGTAACCTGTCTCAGCGATACCCCGGACGTGGAAGAAGTCATTTTGAGAGACGACGGCATCATTCATGGGGCAAAACCGGACGCCGTGGTGGTGGATATGTCCAGCATCAGCCCCGATGCCACTCGGAGAATGGCCCAGGCGTTGGGAGCAAAGGGGATCAGGATGGTCGATGCCCCTGTATCCGGGGGCTCTGAGGGCGCCAAGCAGGGTACACTTGCCATCATGGTGGGCGGTGACCCCGAAGACGTGGAAAGGGTCTTGCCGGTGCTGAAGTCCATGGGCACCAAGATCACCCATGTGGGACCCATCGGGGCAGGCCAACTCACCAAAGCAATCAATCAAATCGTTATCGCCGGGACGTATCTCAGCGTTGCCGAAGGAGTGGCCCTGGGGCTCAAAGCAGGCTTGGACATGGAAAAGGTGGTCGAGGCCATCAGCACAGGTGCAGCCGCTTCGTGGGTGTTGACGAACCGTTCACGGAACATGATCGACAACAGCTACCCCCTGGGTTTTCGGGTCAGGCTTCACCAGAAGGACCTGGGAATCGCTCTGGAGGCGGCGAAAAGGCTCGGCGTGACTCTACCGGTGGCCGCCATGATGGACCAGATCGAGACCGGTCTTGTCACCAGAGGTTACGGTGACGAGGACGTCTCGGCCGTGGCCCGCAGCATAAGGGAACAGTCCGGTATCGACTGA
- a CDS encoding Nramp family divalent metal transporter: protein MGNQKNEASGGSIQIGVSRPPLPLTDIPTPEEVFNKPVIGGKELITCVLGPSMIALGVSIGSGEWLLGPLGFGKFGFIGLGFLVMISAVLQTFYNVENGRFTLATGEVPVVAFARTPPGYKFWIPVTVVLIYLGWFWGGWASAAGQSLYALYLGGPVNMKDPGSLQTVRIVAILLMILSLVIYMFGKKIVRTMEAIDTFLVFFILAVLITLTIVFAPAKMWGEMLASIVTPAGPPKGIDATTLGAIIGYTGFGTGFNFMLINYYRDHGYAMGHRCGFYSGIIGGTTQEVLPSGCTFTDTEQNRKTWKRWFRFLLLDQWGVFFVGAMIGMFIPSMLVVSLAVTPGAEVPSVANMPVYAAVELGKKAAWLFPFILFIGALILFKTQTTILEMLIRNTTDAAIAVSPRLQAWIGGDPRKFYYLLAICLIILIGIIIHLALPTKLLQYAANMANLASLIYPIILIYLNSKLPKPARSKWWSHALMIANVVFFGFFFFNFLSLEFTGAPLVKF from the coding sequence ATGGGTAATCAGAAAAATGAAGCCTCAGGTGGATCGATCCAGATCGGGGTCAGTCGCCCTCCGCTTCCATTGACCGACATTCCTACGCCGGAAGAGGTTTTCAATAAACCCGTGATCGGCGGCAAAGAACTCATTACGTGTGTGCTTGGCCCGAGTATGATCGCCTTGGGGGTGTCCATCGGAAGCGGCGAGTGGTTGCTGGGGCCTTTGGGATTCGGCAAGTTCGGCTTCATAGGGCTCGGTTTTCTCGTCATGATTTCGGCTGTACTCCAGACCTTTTACAATGTGGAGAACGGACGTTTTACGCTGGCTACGGGCGAAGTTCCGGTCGTCGCGTTCGCGCGCACTCCTCCGGGCTATAAGTTCTGGATTCCCGTAACTGTGGTTCTTATCTACCTTGGATGGTTCTGGGGTGGTTGGGCCTCCGCGGCCGGACAAAGCCTCTACGCGCTGTATCTTGGCGGTCCCGTGAATATGAAGGACCCCGGCTCATTGCAGACGGTGCGCATTGTCGCCATCCTTTTAATGATCTTATCGTTGGTCATCTACATGTTCGGCAAGAAAATCGTCAGGACTATGGAGGCCATTGACACGTTTCTGGTGTTCTTTATCCTGGCGGTGTTGATCACTTTGACTATCGTATTCGCACCGGCAAAGATGTGGGGAGAGATGCTGGCCAGCATCGTGACCCCCGCGGGGCCTCCCAAAGGGATTGATGCCACAACCCTCGGTGCCATCATCGGTTACACAGGTTTTGGAACCGGCTTCAATTTCATGCTGATCAATTACTATCGCGACCATGGGTACGCGATGGGGCATAGATGCGGATTCTACTCAGGTATCATCGGCGGCACCACGCAGGAAGTGCTGCCCTCCGGCTGCACTTTCACCGATACCGAACAGAACAGGAAGACCTGGAAGCGCTGGTTCCGGTTTCTGCTCCTTGACCAGTGGGGAGTTTTCTTTGTAGGCGCGATGATTGGAATGTTCATCCCCAGCATGCTGGTTGTTTCACTTGCCGTGACGCCCGGCGCTGAAGTGCCCTCAGTCGCAAACATGCCCGTTTATGCCGCGGTGGAGTTGGGAAAGAAAGCGGCTTGGCTGTTTCCCTTCATCCTGTTCATCGGCGCGCTGATTTTGTTCAAGACACAAACCACGATTTTGGAGATGCTGATCAGGAATACGACCGATGCCGCCATCGCCGTGAGCCCACGACTGCAAGCCTGGATCGGAGGCGACCCGCGTAAGTTTTACTACCTCCTGGCGATCTGCTTGATCATCTTGATCGGTATCATCATTCACTTGGCGCTGCCGACCAAGTTGCTGCAATATGCAGCGAACATGGCGAATCTCGCATCCCTTATCTACCCGATCATCTTGATCTACCTGAACAGCAAACTACCCAAACCCGCGCGGTCTAAGTGGTGGTCACATGCGCTTATGATTGCGAACGTGGTATTCTTTGGGTTCTTCTTCTTCAACTTCCTGTCTCTGGAGTTCACGGGAGCACCGCTTGTCAAGTTCTAA
- a CDS encoding lipoate--protein ligase family protein codes for MDLYCLGSVPWQESQLCYHALAHLGREALALVSPATHYVCVGYHQDARKEIAMDFCQGHGIPVFRREVGGGAVYLDGDQLFFQVVLRRDSPLVPMKKEAFYRKFLQPVIDVYRQIGIPAEYKPINDILAGTKKISGTGAGEIGDCVVFVGNLIVDFNYKMMSRVLKVPDEKFRDRVHKTIEANLTTIRRELGAKDANRWSESALNGLVVKEFEKILGPLQPRKVDDILRAKMEALGRVMTTEEWLYRRGRPSNGRNMRIRSGVNLVHKVHKAPGGLIRADFEIREERYSAVALTGDWFCHPRDAIPALESRIEGVSPAELRAVLEEFYNKNQLETPGIALEDWIEVLKA; via the coding sequence GTGGACTTGTATTGCTTGGGCAGCGTCCCGTGGCAAGAATCACAACTCTGTTATCATGCGTTGGCCCATTTGGGGCGCGAGGCATTGGCGCTGGTCTCGCCGGCTACCCACTATGTTTGCGTCGGCTATCATCAGGATGCTCGCAAAGAGATCGCCATGGATTTTTGTCAAGGCCACGGCATTCCCGTTTTCAGGAGGGAAGTAGGTGGAGGGGCTGTTTATTTGGACGGCGATCAGCTCTTCTTCCAGGTAGTGCTTCGCAGAGACTCACCTTTGGTCCCAATGAAGAAAGAGGCCTTCTACAGGAAGTTCCTTCAACCGGTTATCGACGTCTACCGCCAAATCGGCATACCGGCTGAGTACAAGCCCATCAACGATATCCTGGCGGGGACAAAGAAAATTTCAGGGACCGGAGCCGGTGAGATTGGCGACTGCGTTGTCTTTGTCGGAAATCTCATAGTTGATTTCAACTACAAGATGATGTCGCGTGTCTTAAAGGTGCCTGATGAAAAGTTCCGCGACAGAGTTCACAAGACCATTGAAGCCAACCTGACTACCATTCGCAGAGAGCTTGGCGCGAAAGATGCCAACCGGTGGAGCGAATCCGCGCTGAACGGCCTGGTCGTCAAAGAATTCGAGAAAATATTGGGGCCGCTTCAGCCGCGGAAAGTGGATGACATCCTGCGGGCCAAGATGGAAGCGTTGGGCAGAGTAATGACCACCGAAGAGTGGCTCTACAGACGCGGCAGGCCTTCGAATGGTCGTAATATGAGAATCCGCTCGGGGGTCAACCTGGTCCATAAGGTTCATAAGGCCCCGGGCGGTCTTATCCGTGCTGATTTCGAGATCAGGGAAGAGAGATATAGCGCTGTTGCCCTGACAGGGGATTGGTTTTGCCACCCCCGCGATGCGATTCCGGCCCTTGAATCGCGGATTGAGGGCGTGTCACCGGCAGAACTAAGAGCCGTACTGGAGGAATTCTATAACAAGAACCAACTGGAGACCCCAGGGATAGCCTTGGAGGACTGGATAGAAGTCCTCAAGGCATAG
- a CDS encoding glycerate kinase, translated as MKILVAPNALKGSVSAVEAAERIGLGLKRSGLDVIVDLMPIADGGDDTMDVLVASGGEVREVEVLDPLGRAIRSKFALLGDGNTAVVEMARASGLKLLKPSERNPLITSTYGTGQLIAAAIEAGAKRVIVGIGGSATNDGGVGCAMALGLRIEDSEGRSVPGEGGSLKRVRRIIVDEMMPALNDVDIWVACDVDNPLLGPRGASAVFGPQKNATPEQVLELEDNLAHFYGLVAETLGLDMREHPGAGAAGGLGAGLMTFLKGRPRSGVDLVLEYLDLPKRLEGVDMVITAEGRMDRQTLGGKGPIGLARRAIEYGVPTIALVGSVGEGEEELHEAGMRAIFPIVPGPMDLAEAMETGAELLEKAAARIGRVLSLIRN; from the coding sequence ATGAAGATCCTGGTGGCTCCCAATGCGCTGAAGGGTTCGGTCTCCGCGGTAGAGGCAGCGGAAAGGATCGGCCTGGGGTTGAAAAGATCCGGTCTGGACGTGATTGTGGATCTCATGCCCATAGCGGATGGCGGCGACGACACTATGGATGTTCTGGTCGCGTCGGGCGGTGAAGTCCGCGAAGTCGAAGTGCTTGATCCTTTAGGCAGGGCGATACGCTCTAAATTCGCTTTGCTTGGAGACGGAAACACCGCAGTGGTGGAGATGGCGCGGGCCTCGGGACTCAAGCTTTTGAAGCCTTCTGAGCGGAATCCACTCATAACCAGTACGTACGGCACGGGCCAGCTCATAGCCGCGGCGATCGAGGCCGGTGCCAAACGCGTGATAGTCGGGATAGGCGGCAGCGCTACCAATGACGGCGGGGTTGGTTGCGCCATGGCTCTGGGCTTGCGGATCGAGGACTCGGAAGGGCGAAGTGTCCCTGGTGAAGGCGGCTCCTTGAAGCGGGTGCGCCGAATTATAGTCGACGAAATGATGCCTGCGCTCAATGATGTAGACATTTGGGTGGCCTGTGATGTTGACAATCCGCTGTTGGGGCCGCGCGGCGCTTCAGCCGTGTTCGGTCCTCAGAAGAACGCTACCCCTGAACAGGTCCTGGAACTGGAAGACAATCTGGCCCATTTTTACGGCTTGGTGGCAGAAACTCTCGGTTTGGACATGCGCGAACACCCCGGCGCGGGTGCGGCAGGCGGATTGGGGGCTGGTTTGATGACGTTTCTCAAGGGCCGGCCGAGGAGCGGGGTTGATCTGGTGCTGGAATATTTGGACCTGCCGAAACGCCTCGAAGGGGTTGACATGGTCATCACGGCTGAGGGGCGCATGGACCGACAGACTTTAGGTGGCAAAGGTCCTATTGGTTTGGCCAGGCGCGCCATCGAGTACGGTGTCCCGACCATCGCACTTGTGGGTTCAGTGGGAGAGGGCGAAGAGGAGCTTCATGAGGCCGGTATGAGAGCCATCTTTCCTATAGTCCCCGGACCGATGGACCTGGCGGAGGCAATGGAAACCGGAGCAGAGCTTCTCGAAAAAGCAGCGGCTAGAATAGGACGCGTTCTCTCTCTTATCCGAAACTGA